From the genome of Lawsonella clevelandensis, one region includes:
- a CDS encoding lipase family protein gives MKRLTTRLLAAAGALTLTVGLINPEAAQAAATMPTPILDPFFNVPAAQYVHKPHGKLLRSRKLPAFLVPGGNATQMVFSTRDTFNRPTYATAVLVKPANFPKNGKVVVFNDFINSLGIGCQPSFSYSSLNPEWNTRSFIAMWYSAIAARYGYALLIPDHEGMKAAYTANILAGHIVLDAVRAMKNTPDFGMQRSWTGMLGYSGGSMVSLWAANLRAEYAPDVHFSAIAIGGTPTDLQYYGVRFGNRPNDAFGLAFASLVGLEREYPKSMRVTPRLSKHGKNKMRVLKNACSPRLLQSLKGESVNTIFNGVSLNPAQERSAFRVLRENSLYYDQRHPTRGTKLYVFGSRTDIGAPIRPLRATIRRYCATGSRVQYIEVNDPNHVSTAFHNIPAAAQWLFQMSNGGKMRNDCRRIPR, from the coding sequence ATGAAGCGTTTGACTACTCGGCTTCTCGCCGCAGCAGGGGCACTCACGCTCACGGTAGGACTCATCAACCCTGAAGCAGCCCAAGCCGCAGCCACCATGCCTACCCCCATTCTGGACCCCTTCTTCAACGTCCCCGCAGCCCAGTACGTCCACAAACCCCACGGCAAACTCCTCCGCAGTCGCAAACTCCCCGCTTTCCTCGTCCCCGGCGGCAACGCCACCCAAATGGTCTTCTCCACCCGCGACACCTTCAACCGCCCCACCTACGCCACCGCCGTCCTCGTCAAACCCGCCAACTTCCCCAAAAACGGCAAAGTCGTTGTCTTCAACGACTTCATCAACTCCCTCGGCATCGGCTGCCAACCCAGCTTCTCCTACTCCAGCCTCAACCCCGAATGGAACACTCGTAGCTTCATCGCCATGTGGTACTCCGCTATTGCCGCCCGCTACGGATACGCCCTCCTCATCCCCGACCACGAGGGTATGAAAGCCGCCTACACCGCCAACATCCTCGCCGGACACATCGTCCTCGACGCCGTCCGCGCCATGAAAAACACCCCCGACTTCGGCATGCAACGCAGCTGGACCGGCATGCTCGGCTACTCCGGCGGCTCCATGGTCAGCCTGTGGGCCGCCAACCTCCGCGCCGAATACGCCCCCGACGTCCACTTCAGCGCCATCGCCATCGGCGGCACTCCCACCGACCTCCAGTACTACGGCGTCCGCTTCGGCAACCGCCCCAACGACGCCTTCGGCCTCGCCTTCGCCTCCCTCGTCGGCCTCGAACGCGAATACCCCAAGAGCATGCGCGTCACTCCCCGCCTCTCCAAACACGGCAAAAACAAGATGCGCGTCCTCAAAAATGCCTGCTCACCGCGCCTCCTGCAATCCCTCAAGGGCGAATCCGTCAACACCATCTTCAATGGTGTCAGCCTCAACCCCGCGCAAGAACGCTCCGCTTTCCGGGTCCTCCGCGAAAACAGCCTCTACTACGACCAGCGCCACCCCACCCGCGGCACCAAACTCTACGTCTTCGGCTCCCGCACCGACATTGGCGCCCCCATCCGTCCCCTCCGTGCCACCATACGCCGCTACTGCGCCACCGGATCCCGCGTCCAATATATCGAAGTAAACGACCCCAACCACGTCTCCACCGCCTTCCACAACATCCCCGCAGCCGCACAGTGGCTCTTCCAGATGAGTAACGGTGGAAAAATGCGTAACGACTGCCGCCGCATCCCCCGTTAA
- a CDS encoding lysophospholipid acyltransferase family protein has product MAFEPLYSFFFRVGRILSSVLRHNIIVTGQENIPKKGGALLCINHTGYVDFYFSAMPLLRAKRYPRYMAKQEIFENSVAGPLMRRLGHIPVDRIAGRESMDTAVDQLKKGELVAIFPEGTMSNSFEIKDMKTGAVRMAQGAGVKIYPTIVWGSHRVYRRDIKPNLERGIPIMIHFCEPMDVAGGDPEELTKQLRSIMQKNLEEVQQRYIEQFGPFEENLPWLPARLGGSAPTLEEAQAADDKIDEDRERANAMMRHSYKAAKEVHTVILHTSDATVDEAAPEAKLSRLTSMRAAAEKLNRAAEELVEAAKVPDGEVAKRKAGAGSLRNMTETVASAAVELERATVLSSRKASRRLGASSDSVTEFATGFRHRTAKSLHAGAEYLSQKAQSLLAYLSDAEEAARKAGEERQIRHAIAREARVEQAAADEVRKANKKMEAAIKHKEREASRALEDAARATEEAVHALEQTVALEDDADAR; this is encoded by the coding sequence ATGGCCTTCGAACCTCTCTACTCCTTCTTCTTCCGGGTGGGACGAATTTTGTCGTCGGTGCTCCGCCACAACATCATCGTCACCGGGCAAGAAAACATCCCCAAAAAGGGTGGCGCGCTGCTGTGTATTAACCACACCGGCTACGTGGACTTTTACTTTTCGGCAATGCCGCTGCTCCGTGCTAAGCGCTATCCGCGCTATATGGCGAAGCAGGAGATTTTCGAAAATTCAGTCGCAGGCCCCCTCATGCGCAGGCTCGGCCACATTCCGGTGGACCGCATTGCCGGCCGCGAGTCCATGGACACTGCCGTCGACCAGCTGAAGAAGGGCGAGCTGGTGGCCATCTTCCCCGAAGGCACCATGTCCAACTCCTTCGAAATTAAAGACATGAAGACGGGTGCCGTGCGCATGGCGCAGGGTGCTGGCGTCAAAATCTATCCCACTATTGTGTGGGGCTCCCACCGTGTCTACCGCCGCGACATCAAGCCCAACCTGGAGCGCGGCATCCCCATCATGATCCACTTCTGCGAACCAATGGACGTAGCCGGTGGGGATCCAGAGGAGCTCACCAAGCAGCTGCGTAGTATCATGCAAAAAAACTTGGAAGAGGTGCAGCAGCGCTACATAGAGCAGTTCGGCCCCTTTGAAGAGAATCTGCCATGGCTGCCCGCTCGTCTGGGAGGCAGTGCCCCCACTCTGGAGGAGGCCCAGGCTGCCGATGACAAGATAGATGAGGACCGCGAGCGCGCCAACGCCATGATGCGTCACTCCTACAAGGCGGCGAAGGAAGTCCACACCGTCATCCTCCACACCTCCGACGCCACCGTCGACGAGGCCGCCCCGGAGGCGAAACTCTCCCGTCTCACCAGCATGCGGGCCGCCGCTGAGAAGCTCAATCGAGCTGCCGAGGAGCTGGTGGAGGCGGCGAAGGTGCCGGATGGCGAGGTCGCGAAGCGTAAGGCTGGAGCTGGTTCCCTCCGCAATATGACGGAGACGGTAGCCTCTGCGGCGGTGGAGCTGGAGCGAGCGACGGTGTTGTCGAGCCGCAAGGCGTCACGTCGGCTGGGGGCTAGTTCGGATTCGGTGACGGAGTTCGCCACCGGTTTCCGTCACCGCACCGCAAAGTCGCTGCATGCTGGCGCAGAGTACCTATCGCAGAAGGCACAGTCCCTGCTGGCTTACCTGTCGGACGCCGAGGAGGCAGCCCGGAAGGCGGGAGAGGAGCGCCAGATCCGCCACGCAATCGCCCGGGAGGCGCGTGTGGAGCAGGCGGCGGCCGATGAGGTTCGCAAGGCCAATAAGAAGATGGAGGCTGCTATCAAGCACAAGGAGAGGGAAGCTTCCCGCGCCTTAGAGGATGCCGCCCGTGCCACCGAGGAAGCGGTGCACGCGCTGGAACAGACGGTAGCTCTTGAGGACGATGCTGATGCCCGCTGA
- a CDS encoding lipase family protein, translating to MTTRTTRLKSITAATVTAAVVAGSVVAATPADATPLYDNTPLGSFFKVSQAKLNSVPNGTLIRVRPVSNFVVQGTQVFQYVFKTTNSHGKAVLASSAVMRPVIARPNANVLVYNDFINSLGVQCQPSFSFNATADWLTTGGRTPNANRKAEIMARNGSLYGIGALAALWGIITIFPDFLGLQSAYGANLLGGHIMLDATKAARQIKALNIPNPKIILSGYSGGAMVAGYAASMAPKYAPNLNIVGLAAGGMPVDMVWMGKALGNNRNAGFGIAMGTMIGMEREYPKRMNVYDRLSKHGKRLVDANRDACTPRMLDALANESATTMFNNVKLREQHNEFAVFAENSLINYKPVPRVPVFIWSSSRDDLVPLRLIKKVTNRWCHTNRNLKIQILDTYVSNHVTNAAVGSWFAFPWVLSRFAGLPPHNTEC from the coding sequence ATGACGACACGGACCACCCGCCTCAAAAGCATCACCGCCGCCACGGTCACCGCAGCCGTGGTAGCCGGCTCCGTCGTAGCTGCCACTCCCGCCGACGCCACCCCCCTCTACGACAACACCCCCCTCGGATCCTTCTTCAAGGTCAGCCAGGCCAAACTCAACTCCGTCCCCAACGGCACCCTCATCCGTGTCCGGCCCGTCTCCAACTTCGTCGTCCAAGGCACCCAGGTTTTCCAATACGTCTTCAAGACCACCAACTCCCACGGCAAAGCCGTCCTCGCCAGCTCCGCCGTCATGCGGCCCGTCATCGCTCGCCCCAACGCCAACGTACTGGTCTACAACGACTTTATTAACTCCCTCGGTGTACAGTGCCAGCCCTCCTTCTCCTTCAATGCCACCGCCGACTGGCTCACCACCGGCGGCCGCACCCCCAACGCCAACCGCAAAGCCGAAATCATGGCGCGTAACGGGTCCCTTTACGGCATTGGCGCCCTCGCTGCCCTCTGGGGCATCATCACCATCTTCCCCGACTTCCTCGGCCTCCAATCCGCCTACGGAGCTAACCTACTCGGTGGACACATTATGCTGGACGCCACCAAGGCCGCCCGCCAGATCAAAGCCCTCAACATCCCCAACCCCAAGATCATCCTCTCCGGCTACTCCGGCGGGGCGATGGTTGCCGGCTACGCCGCCTCTATGGCCCCCAAGTATGCCCCCAACCTCAACATCGTGGGCCTTGCCGCCGGCGGTATGCCCGTCGACATGGTGTGGATGGGCAAGGCTCTGGGTAACAACCGCAACGCCGGCTTCGGCATCGCTATGGGCACCATGATCGGTATGGAACGTGAATACCCCAAGCGCATGAACGTCTACGACCGCCTCTCCAAGCACGGTAAACGCCTCGTTGACGCCAACCGCGACGCCTGCACCCCGCGCATGCTTGATGCCTTGGCAAACGAATCCGCCACCACTATGTTTAACAACGTGAAACTGCGCGAGCAGCACAACGAATTCGCTGTCTTCGCTGAAAACAGCCTCATCAACTACAAGCCCGTCCCCCGCGTGCCCGTCTTCATCTGGTCCAGCAGCCGCGACGACCTCGTCCCCCTGCGCCTCATCAAGAAGGTCACCAACCGCTGGTGCCACACCAACCGCAACCTCAAGATCCAGATCCTCGACACCTACGTCTCCAACCACGTCACCAACGCAGCCGTCGGATCCTGGTTCGCCTTCCCCTGGGTCCTCAGCCGCTTCGCCGGACTACCCCCACACAACACCGAGTGCTAA
- a CDS encoding HAD family hydrolase produces MPADAEFGVGVSPLALGGLGLVATDLDGTLLDSYKRVSPCTQAAIAQLDERHIPLVIATGRPLRWLPPVWEQLPLRPLCICMNGAVIYDSFHHQVLRRAVLKPTVLRDIVQSVHEALPEACFAVERITSEMTPSTGEGPVEEFLIAEDNEHIWYEQNAPRTSLAALAEEPAAKLLVRAVGMSSAEIAEVVCPLVEPVANTTYSVDGGLVEISHPVATKGEALVRILDYWDLSEETLLAFGDMPNDMDMLELAAWGVAVENAHPAVRAAADEVTMSNDEDGVAVVLERFLSA; encoded by the coding sequence ATGCCCGCTGACGCTGAATTTGGTGTTGGCGTATCCCCCCTTGCTCTTGGAGGTTTGGGGCTGGTAGCCACCGACTTGGACGGCACCCTGCTGGATTCCTATAAGCGGGTGAGCCCGTGTACCCAGGCGGCCATCGCACAGCTGGATGAGCGCCATATTCCGTTAGTGATTGCCACTGGTCGGCCGTTGCGCTGGCTACCCCCGGTGTGGGAGCAGCTACCGCTGCGCCCCCTGTGCATCTGCATGAACGGTGCGGTTATTTACGATTCCTTCCACCACCAGGTGTTGCGCCGGGCTGTGCTGAAGCCGACAGTGCTGCGGGACATTGTGCAGAGTGTGCACGAGGCGCTACCGGAGGCGTGTTTTGCGGTGGAGCGGATTACCTCAGAGATGACGCCGTCCACGGGTGAAGGTCCGGTGGAGGAGTTTTTGATCGCCGAGGATAACGAGCACATCTGGTATGAACAGAATGCTCCCCGCACGTCTTTGGCGGCGTTGGCGGAGGAGCCAGCGGCGAAGCTGCTGGTGCGTGCTGTGGGTATGTCCAGTGCAGAGATCGCTGAAGTGGTGTGCCCGCTGGTGGAACCGGTGGCGAATACGACCTATTCGGTGGATGGGGGATTGGTGGAGATTTCTCACCCAGTGGCCACGAAGGGGGAGGCGTTGGTGCGCATTCTCGATTACTGGGATCTGTCGGAGGAGACGCTGTTAGCGTTCGGTGATATGCCGAACGATATGGACATGTTGGAGCTGGCGGCGTGGGGTGTGGCAGTGGAGAACGCGCACCCGGCGGTGCGGGCTGCGGCGGATGAAGTAACGATGTCGAATGATGAGGATGGTGTGGCTGTGGTGCTAGAGCGTTTCCTGAGCGCCTGA
- a CDS encoding lipase family protein has protein sequence MTARRSFRTKLMSALCAVALAAGTAVAVSPDASAAPIYPSKVKDPWFRVPASKYKNLPHGRLIKSRSMKLLQFPSAVAEQLVFVSTNSHGEKIFATALLLRQPQSFAIPNVPLMVYNHFINSLGTECQPTFSLTTPINQFNNPESLTVAGEISLGLNAALSQGWNILLPDFEGMQGAYGANILAGHIILDATTALVTSRKFNSRHSKVILGGYSGGAMSTLIAASMAPKYAPAPRFVGAIAGGTPADMAWMGLALGNNTNPGFGIVAGTMLGLEREYPNRMNVFARMKPEWQDRLRKGLKDSCVSTMIGSFAGQSMRSVFNDVDIRKQKRELEVVRENSPLYYPLSPKMPLYLYHGNQDIAVPVAKVKKLARRYCSTGTKVTLATMDLSEHLLVGFMGLPSAAAWAQARFAGTPAPNEFCEGREYNILPLGQLQPPKN, from the coding sequence ATGACAGCACGTCGAAGCTTCCGGACGAAACTTATGTCCGCCCTGTGCGCCGTAGCACTCGCCGCCGGCACCGCGGTCGCCGTCAGCCCCGACGCCTCCGCCGCTCCCATCTACCCCTCCAAGGTGAAAGACCCCTGGTTCCGGGTTCCCGCCTCCAAGTACAAGAACCTGCCCCATGGACGCCTCATCAAGAGCCGCTCCATGAAGCTCCTGCAGTTCCCTTCCGCTGTTGCCGAGCAACTCGTGTTCGTCTCCACGAACTCCCACGGCGAAAAGATCTTCGCCACCGCCCTGCTGCTCCGCCAACCGCAGTCCTTCGCCATCCCCAACGTGCCGCTGATGGTGTACAACCACTTCATCAACTCCCTCGGCACCGAGTGCCAGCCCACCTTCTCGCTGACCACTCCCATCAACCAGTTCAACAACCCCGAGTCCCTCACCGTCGCCGGTGAAATCTCCCTCGGCCTGAATGCCGCACTGTCCCAGGGCTGGAACATCCTCCTCCCCGACTTCGAAGGCATGCAAGGCGCCTACGGTGCCAACATCCTGGCAGGACACATCATCCTCGACGCCACCACCGCCCTGGTGACGTCCCGTAAGTTCAACTCCCGCCACTCCAAGGTCATCCTGGGCGGCTACTCCGGCGGCGCCATGAGCACCCTCATCGCCGCCTCCATGGCCCCCAAGTATGCCCCGGCCCCACGCTTCGTAGGTGCCATAGCCGGTGGCACTCCCGCCGATATGGCCTGGATGGGCCTAGCCTTGGGTAACAACACCAACCCTGGCTTCGGCATCGTCGCCGGCACCATGCTTGGCCTGGAGCGCGAGTACCCCAACCGCATGAACGTGTTCGCCCGCATGAAGCCCGAATGGCAGGACCGCCTCCGCAAGGGCCTCAAAGACTCCTGCGTCTCCACCATGATCGGCTCCTTCGCCGGTCAGTCCATGCGCAGTGTCTTCAATGACGTCGACATCCGCAAGCAGAAGCGCGAACTGGAAGTCGTCCGCGAGAACAGCCCCCTCTACTACCCGCTGTCCCCCAAGATGCCGCTCTACCTCTACCACGGTAACCAAGACATCGCCGTCCCCGTCGCCAAGGTCAAGAAGCTCGCCCGCCGCTACTGCAGCACCGGCACTAAGGTCACTCTGGCCACCATGGACCTCTCCGAGCATCTGCTAGTCGGTTTCATGGGCCTACCAAGTGCCGCCGCCTGGGCCCAGGCACGCTTCGCCGGTACCCCTGCACCCAACGAATTCTGCGAGGGCCGCGAATACAACATCCTGCCTCTTGGCCAGCTGCAGCCGCCCAAGAACTAA